A window of Cryptomeria japonica chromosome 3, Sugi_1.0, whole genome shotgun sequence contains these coding sequences:
- the LOC131074411 gene encoding CBL-interacting serine/threonine-protein kinase 15-like, whose protein sequence is MERGQILMGKYEIEKLIGEGEWGKVYRAVHTKTGDTVAIKLLDKKKLFTQSLRQIEKEISNMRSLRHPNIVQLYEVMATKTKIYLIMEYVSGGDFFAKLEGVGSFGEEEARKYLQQLISAVDFCHSRGVFHRDLKLENLLVDGDGNLKVADFGLSMLKKEGGKLHGMCGTPQYIAPEVYTSVFGYDGAKADVRMCGVILYLFLEGRYPFDNKNDGGFFRRLSFQKRDLRFDMPWFLSEKVQELLAKVLDPNPKTRFSTRQIMEHCWFRKNFQAVNENTENSIENFNGKFKHKCSNAFEIISSSFDISPLIIGDDEERENSILSFTSNEPIISIVKKLGKIGKEWKLTTTKTHCTMNIKRKEVDKKRNMEIKVMIYEVGPSLFKIELSRKSGDSLEYPHFYDQELKPMIKENIFTPKGDDVQNSPLNKLKFK, encoded by the exons ATGGAACGAGGACAAATACTGATGGGGAAATACGAAATAGAGAAACTGATAGGAGAGGGCGAATGGGGAAAAGTATACCGAGCAGTCCACACAAAAACAGGCGACACAGTGGCCATAAAACTCCTGGACAAGAAGAAACTTTTCACACAATCTCTCCGCCAAATAGAGAAagaaatctccaacatgagatctCTGCGCCACCCCAACATAGTCCAATTATACGAAGTCATGGCCACCAAAACCAAAATATACTTAATCATGGAGTACGTAAGCGGCGGAGACTTCTTCGCTAAACTCGAGGGCGTGGGAAGTTTCGGAGAAGAAGAGGCCAGAAAATATTTACAGCAATTGATCAGCGCAGTGGATTTCTGTCACAGCCGCGGGGTTTTCCACCGCGACCTAAAGCTGGAGAATCTGTTGGTTGACGGAGACGGGAATCTGAAGGTGGCTGATTTTGGGCTGAGTATGCTAAAGAAAGAGGGCGGGAAGTTGCATGGAATGTGTGGGACGCCGCAATATATTGCACCTGAGGTTTATACCTCTGTTTTTGGCTATGACGGCGCCAAAGCTGATGTTCGGATGTGTGGGGTTATTTTGTATCTTTTTCTTGAGGGGCGTTATCCCTTTGATAATAAAAATGATGGGGGGTTCTTCAGGCGCCTTAGTTTCCAGAAGAGGGATTTGAGATTTGATATGCCGTGGTTTCTTTCTGAAAAAGTGCAAGAGCTGCTGGCTAAAGTTTTGGATCCTAACCCTAAAACACGGTTTAGCACACGTCAGATTATGGAGCATTGCTGGTTTCGAAAGAACTTTCAAGCTGTTAATGAAAACACAG AAAATTCGATTGAAAATTTTAATGGAAAATTTAAACACAAGTGTTCTAATGCATTTGAGATAATCAGTTCAAGTTTTGATATATCACCTTTGATTATTGGGGATGATGAAGAAAGGGAAAATTCAATTTTGAGTTTCACATCAAATGAACCTATAATTAGTATTGTTAAAAAACTTGGGAAGATTGGGAAGGAGTGGAAATTGACAACCACAAAGACACATTGTACAATGAATATAAAGAGAAAGGAAGTTGATAAGAAAAGGAATATGGAGATTAAAGTCATGATATATGAAGTAGGACCATCGTTGTTCAAAATAGAGCTGAGTAGAAAAAGCGGAGATTCATTAGAATATCCTCATTTTTATGATCAAGAACTAAAGCCTAtgattaaagaaaatatttttacacCTAAAGGTGATGATGTACAAAATTCACCattgaataaattaaaatttaaataa